A single genomic interval of bacterium harbors:
- a CDS encoding DUF2341 domain-containing protein — MFKKLLLSLVIPIFMIAPASAKMKCWSSYQATTTGSQTLEWSYYKNVTIGTTNVSGTVTNFPTLLVIGTDTDIANNTQNSGNDIRITDSNNVKIPYEIEYFTKTVTANQIIIWFPGTWTPNATSTIRIHYGQSTAASGQNITGVWDSNFKGVWHQDETSGTIYDSTSFANNGIPNNGVVQDALGKIDGADDFNGTTHYIDAGNSSSLQVANGTIMGWVKPDNVSNTQFIAGLPYDDGATWDTPWTGFVFSILTDVSPGTIRWYGSIGGTYSCFSSNGNEVAVGNLYYIGITWDGSVARIYKNGAEIKNSNAGWETGGGTGNLSYGTPAPSFVIGMRSKNSPGEYYDGISDEVRISNIARSANWIATEYNNQNNPFGFYTIGIQQTSSYTEIQ; from the coding sequence ATGTTTAAAAAACTATTATTAAGTTTAGTAATACCAATATTTATGATAGCACCTGCAAGTGCTAAAATGAAATGTTGGTCATCGTATCAAGCGACAACGACTGGAAGCCAAACTTTAGAGTGGTCTTATTATAAGAATGTTACTATTGGCACTACAAATGTAAGTGGAACAGTAACGAATTTTCCTACACTTCTTGTAATAGGGACGGACACAGATATTGCAAACAATACTCAAAATAGTGGGAATGATATAAGAATAACAGATAGTAATAATGTTAAAATACCTTATGAAATAGAGTATTTCACCAAAACGGTTACAGCAAATCAGATAATTATTTGGTTTCCAGGCACCTGGACACCAAATGCCACTTCAACCATTAGAATTCATTATGGGCAATCAACGGCTGCTTCTGGACAAAATATAACAGGTGTCTGGGATAGCAATTTTAAAGGTGTTTGGCATCAGGATGAAACCTCTGGAACTATATATGATTCAACTTCATTTGCAAATAATGGAATACCCAATAATGGAGTAGTCCAAGATGCTCTTGGCAAAATAGATGGAGCGGATGATTTTAATGGAACAACTCATTATATTGATGCTGGAAATTCATCTTCATTACAAGTTGCCAATGGAACTATTATGGGGTGGGTAAAACCCGATAATGTATCTAATACGCAATTCATTGCTGGATTGCCTTACGATGATGGGGCTACCTGGGATACTCCCTGGACTGGATTTGTATTTAGTATTTTAACTGATGTGTCTCCTGGAACTATTAGGTGGTATGGGTCAATAGGAGGAACTTATTCATGTTTTTCTTCTAACGGTAATGAAGTAGCAGTTGGTAATTTGTATTATATAGGAATAACTTGGGATGGTTCTGTCGCAAGAATTTATAAAAATGGAGCAGAGATAAAAAATAGTAATGCTGGATGGGAGACAGGGGGTGGAACAGGTAATTTAAGTTATGGAACTCCTGCGCCTTCTTTTGTAATAGGAATGCGAAGCAAGAATAGTCCTGGTGAATATTACGATGGTATTAGTGATGAAGTCCGTATCTCTAACATTGCTCGCTCTGCTAATTGGATAGCAACAGAATATAATAACCAAAATAATCCATTTGGTTTTTATACCATTGGGATACAACAAACTTCGAGTTATACAGAAATACAATAA